A genomic segment from Treponema sp. Marseille-Q3903 encodes:
- a CDS encoding DUF2147 domain-containing protein, whose protein sequence is MKKNIGLILYLVLLTGLCFASDPCEGYWISYDEKTGKATAGWEISVQDGILSGKITSLADHQQDSLADGAKGKHYNNFSFTGDLGTLMTVGTSWIWGLSKKAEGEWEKGYIIDPADGSRYKCKMKFHKAGESKKYQADTLEMRGEIGLGIGRSQYWKKATKEEASGLR, encoded by the coding sequence GTGAAAAAAAATATAGGGTTAATCTTGTATTTGGTTTTATTAACAGGGCTATGTTTTGCTTCTGACCCGTGTGAAGGATACTGGATCAGTTATGATGAAAAAACAGGAAAGGCGACTGCCGGTTGGGAAATTTCAGTTCAAGATGGGATTCTTTCAGGAAAGATTACTTCTCTTGCAGATCATCAGCAAGATTCTCTGGCTGATGGTGCTAAAGGAAAACATTATAACAATTTCTCTTTTACAGGCGATTTGGGAACTTTGATGACAGTCGGAACTTCGTGGATTTGGGGACTCTCAAAAAAAGCGGAAGGCGAATGGGAAAAAGGCTATATCATCGATCCCGCCGACGGCAGCAGATATAAATGCAAGATGAAGTTTCACAAGGCAGGCGAGTCTAAAAAATACCAAGCTGATACTCTTGAAATGAGAGGCGAGATTGGTCTTGGAATCGGACGCAGCCAGTATTGGAAAAAGGCCACAAAAGAAGAAGCTTCAGGATTAAGGTAA
- a CDS encoding ATP-dependent 6-phosphofructokinase, which produces MSEEKFDFTIDNLGPCTIHSPIKLSNVHGDYTANYVGSNDYVLVNVNVFDKTKPIVLDSSNLMEKAGPREKIYFDPSHAKAGICTCGGLCPGLNDVIRAIVRCLNTRYGVKTIKGYQFGFHGFFPEEGYPPKELDRYLIDEIHKIGGTYLGTSRGGGQRVSDIVDCLERDGINMLFIIGGDGTQRGSYDIACEVEKRGMKCAVVGIPKTVDNDLMFIDRSFGFETAVQRAKEAVAAVHMEASSQINGIGLVKLMGREAGFIATAASLASHETNFCLIPEVPFELEGENGFLACLERRLAKRGHAVIVVSEGAGQDLLQSTGATDASGNKKLADIGLFLKSQIEKYFKEKNIEINLKYIDPSYQVRASVTTASDSIYCERLGNNAVHAAIAGKTKCVIGLVHDKFVHLPIKTVTAHRNAVDPEGSLWRDALDATGQPILMVNDMKVAQEKMRAAVAGAKSKPSEQKNK; this is translated from the coding sequence ATGTCTGAAGAAAAATTTGATTTTACAATCGACAATTTGGGACCTTGTACAATTCATTCTCCTATTAAACTTTCTAATGTTCATGGTGATTATACGGCCAATTATGTAGGTAGCAACGATTATGTTCTTGTAAATGTAAACGTGTTTGATAAGACAAAGCCTATTGTCCTTGATTCTTCAAATCTTATGGAAAAAGCCGGCCCTCGTGAAAAGATTTACTTCGACCCTTCACACGCAAAAGCAGGTATATGTACTTGTGGTGGACTTTGTCCGGGACTGAACGATGTTATACGCGCAATTGTAAGATGTTTGAACACCCGATACGGAGTAAAAACAATAAAAGGCTATCAATTCGGTTTTCATGGATTTTTCCCTGAAGAAGGATACCCTCCAAAAGAACTTGACCGCTACCTGATAGATGAAATCCACAAAATCGGCGGAACTTACTTAGGAACAAGCCGTGGAGGGGGACAGCGCGTATCTGACATTGTCGATTGCCTTGAACGAGATGGTATCAACATGCTGTTTATAATCGGTGGTGACGGAACTCAGCGAGGCTCTTACGACATAGCTTGTGAAGTTGAAAAACGAGGCATGAAGTGTGCTGTTGTCGGCATTCCAAAAACCGTAGACAATGATTTGATGTTTATTGACCGCTCATTTGGTTTTGAAACCGCAGTTCAGCGTGCAAAAGAAGCTGTTGCAGCAGTTCACATGGAAGCTTCAAGCCAGATAAACGGTATCGGACTTGTAAAACTCATGGGACGCGAAGCAGGATTTATCGCCACAGCAGCTTCTCTCGCCAGCCATGAAACAAATTTCTGCTTGATCCCAGAAGTACCGTTTGAGCTCGAAGGAGAAAACGGATTCTTGGCTTGCCTCGAACGCAGGCTTGCAAAACGCGGACACGCTGTAATTGTAGTGTCGGAAGGTGCCGGTCAAGATTTGCTCCAAAGCACAGGCGCAACGGACGCATCGGGAAATAAAAAACTTGCAGACATCGGGTTGTTCTTGAAATCTCAGATCGAAAAATACTTCAAAGAAAAAAATATCGAAATCAACTTAAAATACATCGATCCTTCTTATCAGGTTCGCGCTTCTGTAACTACAGCGTCTGACTCTATCTATTGTGAAAGGCTCGGAAACAACGCTGTTCACGCTGCAATAGCTGGAAAGACAAAGTGTGTTATAGGACTTGTCCACGACAAATTTGTTCATCTCCCTATCAAAACTGTCACCGCACACCGCAACGCAGTTGACCCTGAAGGCTCACTCTGGAGAGATGCACTAGATGCTACAGGTCAGCCGATTTTGATGGTAAACGACATGAAAGTAGCTCAAGAAAAAATGCGCGCTGCAGTTGCCGGTGCAAAATCAAAACCGAGCGAACAGAAAAACAAATAA
- a CDS encoding AEC family transporter: MYALVFNQLMTMFIIGIGGFVFAKIFKVDNEQQKFLSKFLLYFINPSIILNSFNLEFDAAMLKQLIFVAFISLIIHVVMIFTGLLSSKNHIDRLGIVFTNCGFIGIPLIRGVFGNIGVFYLMGYLVVFNILLWTYGYYQMRGSVNLKKIITNPNIICIILGMIIFCMPFTLPKTIERPLSMIADLNTATSMVLIGILLAGFKPKESKRYIPQLARFTICRLAVTAIINIAVLFCIYKIFYNFENIGNLQLMLFVVLICSICPAGTSISSMSVVFNKDATYASLAVSFTSLFCIFSIPAFVALAEKIIK; encoded by the coding sequence ATGTACGCTTTAGTTTTTAATCAGCTGATGACAATGTTCATCATAGGGATCGGAGGCTTTGTTTTTGCAAAGATTTTTAAAGTAGATAACGAACAGCAAAAGTTTTTAAGCAAGTTTCTTTTATACTTTATAAATCCGAGCATCATTCTCAATTCGTTCAACCTTGAGTTCGATGCGGCGATGCTAAAACAACTGATTTTCGTAGCGTTCATCTCTCTGATTATTCACGTCGTTATGATTTTTACCGGTCTTCTCTCTTCAAAAAATCACATAGACAGGCTCGGGATTGTATTTACAAACTGCGGATTTATAGGAATTCCATTGATACGCGGAGTTTTTGGAAACATAGGTGTTTTTTATCTGATGGGATACCTTGTGGTTTTCAATATCTTGCTCTGGACTTACGGCTACTATCAGATGAGAGGTTCTGTGAATCTCAAAAAAATCATCACAAATCCGAACATAATCTGCATAATTTTGGGAATGATAATTTTCTGCATGCCTTTTACTTTGCCTAAGACAATCGAAAGACCTCTTTCAATGATAGCAGATTTGAACACAGCGACGAGCATGGTTTTGATTGGAATTTTGCTTGCAGGATTTAAGCCCAAAGAAAGCAAAAGATACATTCCGCAACTCGCACGATTTACAATTTGCAGGCTTGCAGTGACGGCTATAATAAACATCGCTGTTTTGTTTTGTATTTATAAAATTTTTTACAATTTTGAAAACATAGGGAATTTGCAGCTGATGCTTTTTGTCGTTTTAATTTGCTCAATCTGTCCGGCTGGGACGAGCATCTCGAGCATGTCTGTCGTGTTCAACAAAGACGCTACTTATGCAAGCCTTGCAGTTTCGTTCACAAGTTTGTTTTGTATTTTTTCGATACCGGCTTTTGTAGCGCTGGCAGAAAAAATAATAAAATAA
- the murD gene encoding UDP-N-acetylmuramoyl-L-alanine--D-glutamate ligase, with the protein MKPHVYSKTCAFKSVEDIKDKHVTIMGLGLNGGGEAAVRFFLKKGAYVLVTDMKTREQLKETVDRIAADKTLDTSRLSYCLGEHRIEDFENADCVIKNPGVKYDGNKFLAASRAIETDLSIFLRFTNCPIIAVTGSKGKSSTASAIYYGLKKADFNAFLGGNITVSPLTFFDSVSQNTPVVIEFSSWQLADLRGRGVLKPHIAIITKIVPDHQNWYGNMEDYIADKRLIYAEQSKGDYSIFDNEGDEDGTGPDSSKYDDKFDTSAWGNLFASESKATVVRYGKSPLKCGAWLESERKNNEYLNSGFCGKVLLPGMKNPETILKGISVPGEHMKTNVLNAALVLFLMGVPSERICDICGSWAGIEHRLQFFHEWKVFGQENEKVRFYNDSCATVPEATVTATQSFDKSVILAAGGTDKGLDLTPLVKVLTSKGEPDKTDENGIIPVKDIYFLSGTATDKITPSLDAAGIKYNGPFNSLDELLAHAKKNLETETQSDEKSGVGGKSCADENKKSRQEVFVFSPGATSFGMFANEFDRGNKFMAAVKAMF; encoded by the coding sequence ATGAAACCGCACGTTTATTCAAAGACATGTGCTTTTAAATCTGTTGAAGATATTAAAGACAAACACGTCACAATTATGGGGCTCGGATTAAACGGAGGAGGAGAAGCCGCAGTCCGTTTTTTTCTGAAGAAAGGTGCCTATGTCCTTGTCACAGATATGAAGACTCGGGAGCAGCTCAAAGAAACTGTTGATAGAATTGCAGCCGATAAAACGCTTGATACTTCAAGACTTTCATATTGTCTTGGCGAGCACCGTATTGAAGATTTTGAAAACGCCGACTGTGTAATCAAAAATCCTGGAGTAAAATACGATGGAAACAAATTCTTAGCAGCGTCGCGTGCAATTGAAACAGACCTCAGCATTTTTCTTCGTTTTACAAATTGCCCTATCATCGCCGTCACGGGAAGTAAAGGAAAGTCATCTACCGCCAGCGCAATTTATTACGGCTTAAAAAAGGCCGATTTCAACGCATTTCTTGGAGGAAACATCACAGTCAGTCCGCTGACGTTTTTCGATAGCGTCAGCCAAAATACACCTGTCGTTATAGAATTTTCATCATGGCAGCTTGCCGACTTGCGCGGTCGCGGAGTTTTAAAACCTCACATCGCAATCATCACTAAAATTGTTCCTGACCATCAAAACTGGTATGGCAATATGGAAGATTACATCGCAGACAAGCGCCTTATTTACGCTGAGCAGTCAAAAGGTGATTACTCGATTTTTGACAACGAAGGAGATGAAGATGGTACAGGTCCTGATAGCTCTAAATATGATGATAAATTCGACACATCAGCATGGGGAAATCTTTTTGCATCTGAATCAAAAGCGACAGTTGTTCGCTATGGAAAGTCGCCTTTAAAATGCGGAGCATGGCTCGAATCTGAAAGAAAAAATAATGAATATTTGAATTCAGGTTTTTGCGGAAAAGTTTTGCTACCCGGCATGAAAAATCCTGAAACAATTTTGAAAGGAATTTCTGTTCCCGGCGAACACATGAAAACTAACGTATTAAATGCGGCGCTAGTCTTGTTTTTGATGGGAGTGCCATCTGAGCGTATATGCGATATTTGCGGGAGCTGGGCAGGGATAGAACACCGATTGCAGTTTTTTCACGAATGGAAAGTCTTTGGTCAGGAAAATGAAAAAGTTCGCTTTTATAACGATTCTTGCGCAACTGTCCCGGAAGCAACTGTAACTGCGACTCAGTCGTTTGATAAATCGGTGATTTTGGCAGCAGGAGGCACAGATAAAGGTCTTGATTTAACTCCTCTTGTAAAAGTTTTGACAAGCAAAGGAGAGCCTGATAAAACTGATGAAAACGGAATAATTCCAGTAAAAGACATATATTTTCTGTCCGGAACTGCAACAGATAAAATTACACCGTCGCTCGATGCCGCAGGCATAAAATACAACGGTCCTTTTAATTCTCTCGACGAACTTTTGGCGCATGCGAAGAAAAATCTCGAAACTGAAACACAATCAGATGAAAAAAGCGGTGTAGGCGGAAAAAGTTGCGCAGATGAAAATAAAAAATCACGCCAAGAAGTCTTTGTATTTTCTCCGGGCGCCACATCTTTTGGAATGTTTGCGAACGAATTTGACCGCGGCAACAAATTTATGGCAGCCGTCAAAGCTATGTTTTAG
- the leuA gene encoding 2-isopropylmalate synthase, with protein MKPEGKYTHFESVPLSNRKWPSKIIKNAPVWCSVDLRDGNQALVNPMGIEHKLEYFDMLVRLGFKQIEVGFPSASDTEFNFVRTLIENKRIPDDVSIQVLTQVRDQLIKKTFESLKGAKNVIFHIYNATSPAQRKYNFKKSKKEIIELAVNGVKSVKKYMQQYPEINIQLEYSPENFSQTEIDYSIEICEAVMDEWNPSQENKIILNLPTTVECCLPNQFADCIEYFCSHIKNRKCCIISLHNHNDRGESVAQCELGLLAGAERVEGCLFGNGERTGNLDIVTAALNMYTQGVDPQLDFSNLEYVSEEYTRFTGMPIHPRSPYAGELVYTAFSGSHQDAIRKAMKARADIKDKSKANLWDIPYLPIDPRDIGREYADIIRINSQSGKGGAAFILESNFGIITPKAMHPVIGEIIKVHADKLQRELKPSEIFDIFSKKWLNTKSPLNVLEITEKHIEGERGSDFSEQVAGMATIEWQGKRYAVAATGNGPLDAFVLALKKSPVPKFNITSFHEHSVGTGSDTQAMAYVRITKENGEQVWGVGKSSNVGRAGIAAVVSAINFKQGLSGI; from the coding sequence ATGAAACCTGAAGGAAAATACACACATTTTGAATCTGTTCCGCTTTCAAACAGGAAGTGGCCGTCAAAGATAATCAAAAACGCACCTGTCTGGTGTTCCGTTGACCTGCGAGATGGGAATCAGGCGCTTGTGAATCCGATGGGGATTGAACACAAACTCGAATATTTCGACATGCTCGTCAGGCTCGGTTTTAAACAGATTGAAGTCGGTTTTCCGTCGGCATCGGATACGGAATTTAACTTTGTACGGACTCTGATTGAAAATAAACGCATTCCGGATGACGTCTCTATTCAAGTCTTAACTCAGGTACGAGACCAGCTTATAAAAAAGACATTTGAATCTTTAAAAGGCGCAAAAAATGTGATATTTCATATCTACAATGCGACTTCGCCTGCCCAGCGAAAATACAACTTTAAAAAATCAAAAAAAGAGATAATAGAGCTCGCTGTAAACGGTGTTAAATCTGTAAAAAAATATATGCAGCAATATCCTGAAATAAATATTCAACTTGAGTACTCGCCCGAAAATTTTTCGCAGACAGAAATTGATTATTCTATTGAGATATGTGAAGCTGTTATGGACGAATGGAATCCATCGCAAGAAAACAAAATAATACTCAACCTTCCGACTACTGTAGAATGCTGTCTGCCTAATCAGTTTGCTGACTGCATTGAATACTTTTGTTCGCATATCAAAAACCGGAAATGCTGCATAATCTCACTTCACAATCACAACGACCGCGGAGAAAGCGTTGCCCAATGTGAACTCGGACTTCTTGCAGGAGCGGAAAGAGTTGAAGGTTGTCTGTTTGGAAACGGAGAAAGAACAGGAAACCTCGACATTGTGACTGCGGCTTTGAATATGTACACTCAAGGTGTTGATCCGCAGCTCGATTTTTCCAACCTTGAATATGTTTCAGAAGAATACACACGATTTACCGGAATGCCGATTCACCCTCGAAGTCCATACGCGGGAGAACTTGTTTACACAGCTTTCAGCGGTTCTCATCAAGATGCAATCAGAAAAGCTATGAAAGCGCGTGCAGATATCAAAGATAAATCAAAAGCTAATTTATGGGATATTCCGTATCTTCCGATTGACCCTCGCGACATTGGACGTGAATACGCTGACATCATAAGGATAAACAGCCAGAGCGGAAAAGGTGGCGCTGCATTTATTTTGGAATCGAATTTTGGAATCATTACGCCAAAAGCGATGCACCCTGTTATCGGAGAAATTATCAAAGTTCATGCAGACAAACTTCAGCGAGAGCTCAAGCCGTCTGAGATTTTTGATATTTTTTCAAAAAAATGGCTCAACACAAAATCGCCTCTCAATGTGCTTGAAATCACGGAAAAACATATTGAAGGCGAACGCGGTTCTGATTTTTCAGAGCAGGTAGCGGGAATGGCTACAATCGAGTGGCAAGGAAAGCGTTACGCAGTTGCCGCAACAGGAAACGGGCCTCTAGACGCTTTCGTCCTCGCCTTAAAAAAATCCCCTGTTCCAAAATTCAACATAACATCGTTTCATGAACATTCTGTTGGAACGGGCTCCGACACTCAAGCTATGGCTTACGTCAGGATTACAAAGGAAAATGGCGAGCAAGTATGGGGAGTCGGGAAAAGTTCAAACGTCGGAAGAGCGGGAATTGCGGCGGTCGTTTCGGCTATCAATTTTAAGCAAGGATTGTCAGGCATCTAA
- a CDS encoding TAXI family TRAP transporter solute-binding subunit, whose protein sequence is MKKMLTAVTSVLALAVIFSGCSKANAKKDYIIATGGTSGTYYPFGGAIANIWNTKVSGMNVTAQATGASAENLRLINKGEAEFGTVQNDVMDYAYNGTDMFAGEKLENIMTIGTLYPEVVQIAVSAKSEIKSVSDFKGKRISVGDAGSGVEFNAKQILEGYGLSFDDIKKSNLSFKESAEGIQNGTLDGCFITAGVPNSALQELAFSAGLVLVPVDGEVAKKICEKYGYYTLTTIQGGTYKGTEEDISALAIKATLAVSSKLDEQTVYEMTKALFENLDVLAQSHAKGKEVSAASAITGVSVPFHPGALKYYKEIGLNVK, encoded by the coding sequence ATGAAAAAAATGTTGACAGCAGTTACATCTGTGTTGGCGCTTGCTGTGATTTTCAGCGGATGTTCTAAAGCGAATGCGAAAAAGGATTACATTATCGCAACCGGTGGTACAAGTGGAACTTACTATCCGTTTGGTGGAGCAATTGCAAATATATGGAATACAAAAGTTTCCGGTATGAACGTAACAGCTCAGGCAACCGGCGCTTCTGCAGAAAACCTTCGTCTTATAAATAAAGGTGAAGCTGAATTTGGCACAGTTCAGAACGATGTTATGGACTATGCTTACAATGGAACAGATATGTTTGCCGGCGAAAAGCTTGAGAACATAATGACAATCGGAACTCTTTATCCTGAAGTTGTTCAGATTGCTGTCTCTGCAAAAAGCGAAATTAAATCTGTTTCAGACTTTAAAGGAAAACGAATTTCTGTAGGAGATGCAGGTTCTGGAGTTGAATTCAATGCTAAACAGATATTGGAAGGATATGGACTTTCATTTGACGATATAAAAAAATCAAATCTTTCATTTAAAGAATCGGCCGAAGGTATTCAAAATGGAACTTTAGACGGATGTTTTATAACTGCCGGAGTTCCAAACTCTGCATTGCAGGAACTTGCTTTTTCTGCAGGTCTTGTTCTTGTCCCTGTTGACGGCGAAGTTGCCAAAAAAATATGTGAAAAATACGGTTACTATACGCTGACGACAATTCAGGGAGGAACGTATAAAGGCACAGAAGAAGATATATCGGCTTTGGCAATAAAAGCAACTTTGGCTGTCAGTTCAAAACTCGACGAACAGACTGTTTATGAAATGACAAAGGCTTTGTTCGAAAATCTTGATGTGCTTGCGCAATCTCACGCAAAAGGCAAAGAAGTTTCCGCTGCATCTGCAATAACAGGAGTTTCCGTTCCATTCCATCCGGGCGCATTAAAATATTACAAAGAAATCGGATTAAATGTTAAGTAA
- a CDS encoding DUF1850 domain-containing protein encodes MLSKIKIKTARHKKLRNLLIFVAVIIFISSILFIPAINVLSIKNRKKLSERFYSAKGYNCGFIISYTHSVNKGRVHDYYRLAKKNQMELYQTQFVSYGAGIPESEETFGAVFSIKDDGYFISNLNRMIPLLTMAIGTIADHSIVFGQKLGGDAEELFFTDYFAPQTSVNLEMMRVSLAEYIFHKIY; translated from the coding sequence ATGTTAAGTAAAATTAAAATTAAAACTGCGAGGCATAAAAAACTCCGCAATCTTTTGATTTTTGTTGCCGTGATAATTTTTATCAGTAGTATTTTATTTATCCCGGCAATCAATGTTCTTTCTATAAAAAATAGAAAAAAACTTTCCGAGCGTTTTTATTCGGCAAAGGGATATAATTGCGGATTTATAATTTCTTATACACATTCAGTAAACAAAGGTCGTGTTCACGATTATTACAGACTTGCAAAAAAAAATCAGATGGAGCTGTATCAAACTCAATTTGTGTCTTACGGAGCAGGAATTCCTGAATCCGAAGAAACTTTCGGTGCTGTTTTTTCGATAAAAGATGACGGATATTTTATAAGCAATCTGAACAGGATGATTCCGCTCCTTACGATGGCTATAGGGACAATCGCTGATCATTCAATAGTTTTCGGTCAAAAACTTGGCGGAGATGCTGAAGAGCTTTTTTTTACCGATTATTTTGCTCCGCAGACAAGTGTAAATTTGGAAATGATGCGGGTGTCACTCGCTGAATATATATTTCATAAAATCTATTAA
- a CDS encoding TRAP transporter permease, with protein MDTHKQDFVNQDGQPFGGVVENILPTTNEDEMKKLMAGLDSEQSYREHKCWRQYITVIVSVVFVLFQLYATLSGVLTAQILRASHLAFVQFLAFLLFPPTKKSPKNTLPWYDVVLAIIGAACWIYIVINFQSLVRRSGNNTVFDVAIGIIGILILFESCRRIVGLPIMIIASVFVIYAFAGKYLPGFLHHRGYSLQRVVCHLFYNTEGIMGTPIGACSTFIFLFILFGALLEKTGIGQFFIDMCNSIAGGASGGPAKVAVLSSALLGTVSGSSVSNTVGSGSFTIPMMKRLGYKGEFAGAVEASASTGGQLMPPIMGAAAFLMAESLGLPYLTIVRAAIVPAILYFTGIFITVHLEAKKLGLKGLPREELPKFIPLFLHNGYMILPLVVIIYFLCAGKTAVFAALMGIIACLAVGLGVSLVDLVKGRKPSFGSKDLIEVMCAAARNIISVAIACGMAGIIIGIVTLTGLGLKLGAGLVALAGGKLLLTLMFTMVASIILGMGAPTTANYLITSTITAAAIIQLNVEPLAAHMFAFYFGIIADVTPPVALAAIAGAAIARAKPMKTAVNATKLAIGAFIIPYMFVYNPKMLMIGASFTTIMFIIATAVIGMFGVSVALEGYGLRFTGILHGSGKSKTVVAALDVVERLLFAFAGFMCIIPESKTDIIGLAIMFVLVTYQMILNKFKK; from the coding sequence ATGGATACTCACAAACAGGATTTTGTAAATCAGGATGGGCAACCTTTTGGTGGGGTTGTTGAAAATATACTTCCTACGACAAATGAAGACGAAATGAAAAAACTCATGGCTGGTTTGGACAGCGAACAATCTTACCGCGAACATAAATGCTGGCGTCAGTACATCACAGTTATCGTTTCTGTAGTTTTTGTTTTGTTCCAGTTATATGCAACTCTTTCAGGGGTTTTGACAGCTCAAATTTTGAGAGCGTCACATCTCGCTTTTGTTCAGTTTCTCGCGTTTTTGCTTTTTCCGCCGACAAAAAAAAGTCCTAAAAATACGCTGCCATGGTATGATGTCGTTCTTGCAATAATCGGTGCTGCGTGCTGGATATATATAGTGATCAACTTTCAAAGCCTTGTCCGCCGTTCGGGAAACAACACTGTTTTTGATGTTGCAATCGGAATAATCGGAATCTTGATTTTGTTTGAAAGCTGTCGCCGCATCGTGGGGCTTCCAATTATGATAATCGCAAGTGTTTTTGTTATCTACGCTTTTGCAGGAAAATATTTGCCAGGATTTCTTCATCACCGCGGATATTCGTTGCAAAGAGTAGTGTGCCATCTTTTTTATAACACGGAAGGAATTATGGGGACTCCGATAGGGGCGTGCTCCACGTTTATATTTCTTTTTATATTGTTCGGCGCATTGCTTGAAAAAACGGGAATCGGGCAGTTTTTTATTGATATGTGCAATTCGATTGCAGGAGGAGCGAGCGGAGGTCCGGCAAAAGTTGCAGTTCTTTCTTCTGCGCTGCTCGGAACAGTTTCAGGTTCTTCAGTTTCCAACACGGTCGGTTCGGGCTCTTTCACAATTCCGATGATGAAAAGACTCGGATACAAAGGAGAATTTGCGGGCGCCGTTGAAGCGTCTGCCTCGACAGGAGGTCAGCTGATGCCGCCGATAATGGGAGCTGCCGCATTTCTCATGGCAGAAAGTCTCGGGCTTCCTTATCTCACAATTGTTCGAGCAGCGATTGTTCCTGCAATTTTGTATTTTACAGGAATATTTATTACAGTTCACCTTGAAGCGAAAAAACTCGGGCTCAAAGGGCTTCCGCGTGAAGAACTTCCAAAGTTTATCCCATTGTTTTTGCACAACGGTTATATGATTCTTCCGTTGGTCGTTATAATTTATTTTCTCTGTGCAGGAAAAACAGCGGTGTTTGCTGCTCTGATGGGAATTATTGCGTGCCTTGCCGTCGGACTTGGGGTTTCTTTGGTTGACCTTGTAAAAGGAAGAAAACCGTCATTCGGCTCTAAAGATTTAATTGAAGTCATGTGTGCCGCAGCTAGGAATATCATTTCCGTAGCGATCGCATGTGGCATGGCTGGAATCATAATCGGCATAGTCACTTTGACAGGACTGGGACTTAAGCTTGGGGCAGGGCTTGTCGCTCTTGCAGGCGGAAAACTTTTGCTGACGCTTATGTTCACGATGGTTGCATCTATAATTCTCGGCATGGGCGCTCCGACTACGGCAAACTATTTGATTACTTCAACAATAACGGCGGCGGCAATCATTCAGCTCAATGTCGAACCGTTGGCAGCGCACATGTTTGCGTTTTATTTCGGTATTATCGCCGATGTCACGCCGCCTGTAGCATTGGCAGCGATTGCGGGTGCTGCGATTGCCCGGGCAAAACCTATGAAAACTGCCGTCAATGCAACAAAACTCGCTATCGGCGCATTTATCATCCCATATATGTTTGTTTACAATCCTAAAATGCTGATGATAGGAGCATCTTTTACGACGATCATGTTTATAATTGCGACGGCGGTGATAGGAATGTTCGGGGTGAGCGTCGCTCTTGAAGGGTATGGACTTCGGTTTACAGGAATTTTACATGGAAGCGGGAAAAGTAAAACTGTTGTTGCTGCACTCGATGTAGTTGAACGGTTGCTGTTTGCTTTTGCCGGATTTATGTGTATCATTCCGGAATCTAAAACCGATATAATCGGACTTGCAATCATGTTTGTATTGGTGACATATCAGATGATTCTCAATAAATTTAAAAAGTGA